The genomic segment tctgagggacagtgaactggcccctgtttaaaaagtttgaggacccctggtcagGAGGCCCCATTACCTGAGGAGCCCTCGGGGGGTGGGCCCATGCTGATCTGGACAGCTCCAAGTGGCGGGCCAGGGACATCCCGTAGGAGGCATCCTTGAGGGGCTGGGGACTCTGTCTTCACTTCCAGTGCCTCCTTTCCTATAAAAGCCTATGGGGCATTCCAGAAAATGTGAGTCAGGAGTGTCAAGGAGAGGGAGCTGAAGAAGAAAAGCTCTCCTTCCTCGGAGAACAAGAAGGAACTCGCTGCGGTGCCTGGAGGGGCGGCACGTTGATGCTCACCTGGTTGGGGGACTCTGTGGAGAGCAAGGAAGCCTCCGAGTtgatggaggaaggagagacaggTTCTATCTTCGTCTGGACCCCtgtgggtggcaggaggaggcAAAGAGCTGGATATCAGATAAACACTGAAGGAGGAGAAAGTTAAGATGGGGACTGGGGACAGGGTCATTTCTCCTGGTACCCACAGATAAAGCTGCTCTggccctaggcccgtggtcggcaaacgcggctcacgagccacattcggctctttggccccttgagtgtggctcttccacaaaataccacggcctgggcgagtctattttgaagaagtggcattagaagaatttaactttaaaaaatgtggctctcaaaagaaatttcaatcgttgggctgttgatatttggctctgctgactaatgagtttgccgaccactgccctaggcaatcGAGGTGCaggtgccctggggctgaggTTGCATGCGCTCCTCCCAACTGCacccagcactgcctcccctctgcGGTTTTCCTCAAGGCCATCCTTGAACTCCCGCTTTCCCTGTCTGCCTCAGGCCCGGTCCACCCATGCAGAGGTCCAAGCAGCGAGAGGCAGCATTCCTACGGGCCACTCTCCAGTCTGCCTGGactttcctctctccctggcctAATGCTATCACACATCTCCATGCTGACCACCGCCAAGCCCGGATCTCTGCCCATGCCGGCTCCCCGTGCCAACCCTGACTCCCAAGCTCCTTGCTCGTCACTTCCATTCTCATGCCCCACCATTTACCCAAATTCACTGCTTGTCCTTCCGCACAAATTCCCGCCCTACGTCTGGCAGCCTCCCAGACACATCACTAAGCCGCAGTCACCTCTGCGCCTTCGCGGCCTGTTAAATCTGTAAGACCTGCTGACTGCCCCCGTAGGTGGACTAAAACCCTTCCGAGGGCCAGATGCAGCCCCAAGGTCACCAGTCTGCCTCCACCTCTGGTCCACACCACTCACGGGGAGACTCTGACTCCAGTAACATTCCTGTTTGTAAAGTCATCAACACTATTTTTGCTGTTCGAGGCTTTTCGACCTTTACTTTGTCCTCTTTGTAACTTTTAATAATGTGCTGGATACGAGGCACTCTGAAATGAACCATCAGCCTGGCCAACCCTGGGTTCCTCGTGCCCCCTGAGCAGGCTCCTGCTCTCACACGCTCCCAGGGGACAGCACCATCACCCGCTGGACCGCTGCcccagccagaagcccagcttcCTCTTCGACTCCTGCTCTGCCCAGGAGTCACTGCAGCTCATCCATCCTACTGGATTCCTGTTGCTTTCCTCTCGGCATCCAATACCTTACTTAACTGCGTGAGCCTCCTTCTTGGTTCTCCTGCCTCTAGACCTGCCTCTGCAGCCCACCCTCTCCACCAGAGCTGCCTTCCCAGTCACACTGCTCTCCTGCTTAATTCCTCAGAGGGTCCCAACTGCCCACGGGGTAAGAACCGAGTCCCTCAGCAGGGTTCCCACCTGGCCCTGCCATCCCCACTCCCTGCTCATGTGCACTCTGAGGACGTCGTGCCAGTCCCCTAGCCTCCTTCTGGCTAACTTCCATGCGTCCTTCAAACTCAGCCGGGAAAGCCTTCCTCCGGGAAAGCCTTCCTCTGCAGCGCCGCCCTGAGGCAGCCGCCGGTGCAGGGCCAGGCACTCCCTGCGAGTGTCCCACAGCGACCACACCTGTGTGGACTGCCCCTCCACTCCACAGGGTTCTCCTGTCAGGGTGTTGACGTGGCTTTTCCATCTTTGCCTACCCAGCACCCCGTCCAGTATCTGGTAcggagtaggtgctcaatgaatgtttaCTGAATAAACACAAAAGGGTACCTAAACTTGGTAACACTTAAAAACAGCACAAATGTTGGTTATAGGATCTAGGAGTTGGGTCTATATTccaacttttctgtatgtttaaggtttttttataataaaacgtTAGAGtgaaaaagtaatataattatGCCATTAGCTGTCCAAAGTCTTTAAAACATGCAAAGCAACAGGAAGTTAAATCACAGAGCAGGATACTAGGaacaagaaacagaaaggaaatcaCACCCATCTCTCAGTGCTGTCCTTGCTATGTTTCCTAaaactctccctgcccctcccggccTTTCTCCCGATTATCTGTCACttccccccaccttctcctccttgTCCTGTCCCCCACCACACATACCCGTCCTACCTGGTaaagcctggggggtgggggggctgtcaTTACCTGAGGGATCATCAGAGGTGGGGCCCACATTGATCTGGACAGTTTCAATCGGGGATGATGGATCCTCTCCCAGGAGGCAGAGTGGTGGCGCCAAGGACTCGATCTTCACAACCAGCACCTCCCCTACACCAGGGGCCTGAGTGAAagcaaaggtgggggggggggggtgcgcgcagaaagaagaaaacaaacaagggGGGGTGTTGAGAGTAAGAGCAGAGCAAAAGCTTTACAGCTGACAAACACCAATGATCTGACATTCGGTTTGAATGGCACAGCAGCTCCCTAAGCTGCCTCTGGCCCGGGTTCTCCTCTTTATTCCTGGGAGGTTGATGACATCTCATGATTTCAAACACCGCCTTCGAGTGGGAACCTGGGCAGGAAGCTCCAGGAGCCTCAGCCCCCGCACCGCTGCCAGGTACCTCTATACATTAAATAGGTTCCCCTTTCACTTCTGGAAACCCAAACGGAGATGTAGCAAATAAGGATGTCAAAGAAATGACAGGGCGGGAAAGAAGCTCCCCACCCACACACTTCCGCCCTCAGCACCTAGGGAGCCGGGACTGGAGCagagtcctccccccccccccgccagtcccAGTGGGAGGGCCTTCTCACCTGGCGGGAGGGCTCTGTGGAAAGACCCGACGATTCGGAgctgagagaggaggaagagcagggagaAGACGGCTCAGACTTCACCTGAAGATCTAAGGAAAGGGGTTAGAAAACAACCAGGACGCAGAGCCTGAGAAGAGTCCCAAAAACGTCCACGGACACGTGGGTGAGGGCTCTTCACTGGGGCAAGGCGGGAGGAACGCAGCTAAGGTGTCAGGTGTGAGGACACGGGGGCTTGCGGCAATGGGGAAGATAAGGGATGCTGGAAGGATGCGGAATCACAAATGATCTCTTACCTGGAAAGAGAGGCAGGGGGTCCCATGGAGGCTCGGGGGGGCTGACGTCCATCCCCACATCCAGCATGCTGCTGCCGAACTGAATGAGGGAGGGTATtagggggcggggcagtgagAAAGAACGGCTGGGGCGGAGTCCGGGCTCTGGGGCCACTGCCACCCGCCCAGGGGGGGACAGGGAGCTGGGAGCAATACCGGGACATCCTGCTCGGGGCAGCGGAAGAGCTGCGCCTGCTCCTCGGCCACCTGGTCCAGGCCGGCGTACAGCGTGCAGTCTGCAAGAGGCGCGGCGtgggcgcgggcggggcggggcggaggcagccGGCGCACAGCCCGCGTCCAGCCTCATTGGGCCCGCCGGCCAGACCCACCGCCCGCCCACCACAAAGGCGATGCCGCCGGGCTGCAGCGCCTCCTCCCCGACCCCGGAACAACTCGACGCTCCTGCGGCGAGCAGAGGTCTCCCCAGCTCCCGCGCCCCGAAGCACCACCGGACCCCTGCTCCGCCCTCCTTCGGAAGGTGGGTTCCGTGTTGGCCCGGCCTTCCCCCTTGGGGCTCGCTTCCTCGCGGCGTGCGCAGGGGTACCGCCTGCCGCAGCCCTCTCCCGCCCCCAGGCCGCCCTCCACGCACCCCAGTCCTCCGGGCCCAGCAAGTTGTCGGTGAAAAACCGCGTCGGGTCCGCAATCTCGCTGAGGAGCATTAGCTCCGCCatctttcccccgccccccaaccacgAGCCGGTTCCGAGGCCCGCCTCTCTCCTCAGCAACTAATGAGTTGACGCTTCAAAAAAGGGGGCCGTCCCGGAAGCTATTCCGACCAGTAAGACACCTGCGTGCTGAGCGCAGGCCTCCGTGAGGAGGCGGCCCCACGGGCCGGGCCAATGGGAGCTCGGCAGGAGGTGCCGCCCGCGCACTAGCACTTGCGCATGCGCGGACGGGGACCCAGCGCGAAAGCGCCTGGGAGACGTAGTTCCCCGCGTTTAAAGGTCCGCCAGCTCCCGCAGCCAGTACTAAATTTAGAATTTAGCTTCTACTCTTCTTCGGAAATGGGTAAGCCCCCTAAAATATAGGACACGTGGCCATAACTTTTTAGTggtaagagagggaaagaggtgcACTGAGACCACTGCTACCTCCCTTAGGAAGGCAAAAGCTGGGAATGGGAAATGGGCGGAAACCCTCCCTCAGGGTCCCACGCCCCCAAGTCTCACAGCACAGACCACGATTCACAGGTTTCTGTCTCTTTTAAGGGTTCACTTTAATCAGCCAAACATCTTGCGGAGACCCTGAGCCAGTCCTGCATCTTGTTTCTTCCCCTGAAAGATCACCtttcccagctcctcctgggctGCCCGGTTTTTTGGGTCCACTGCCAGCACCTTCTTGAGGTCAGCAGTTGCTTTTTCCACGTTTCCAAGGGCAGCCTGAGCAACCCCCCTTCGGTACAAGGCCTTTAAATGTCCAGGCTCCCGCTCCAGCACCCGGTCACAACTCTGGGCTGCCAAATGGGGCTGTCCCAGCAGCAACTGACAGGCAGCCAGGTTGGCATGAAGGGCAGTTCGTTCTGGAGAGCCAGGTGGAGGTAAAGTCAGCAGCAGCCGAAGAGCCCGTCCATAGCATCGGGCAGCCCCTTCTGGGTTCCCAGCTCGAAATAATTCTGTTCCCCGCGCACGTTCTTGCCGAGCCAGGGCCTCCTTCTCGCTGGCCTCCAGCTCCCAGGAGTCCTGGCCCTGAGTGAAGGAAGCCAGTGTGAGCCTGACAGGAGGTCCCGAGTGCCCAGGGAGctgaagctctgcctcctcacctTGACACATGGACTCCAAACATTTCTCTGTGAGTTCCCCCCAGGTTCCCTCCCTCCATGAGCCTAAGCCCATAGTTAGCTCTGTCCAGCCCTCTGGCAGCCCTGACCCAAAAGGAAACCCAAAAGCCAGCACGCGGCAGCGGGAGCCCAGCTTGGGTTTGTCCAAGCCATGGCCACGGATTATGATCTTCTTGACAAAGCTCCCATCCGGACAGGCCCAGAGATCGGAAGCGCGGAGGGGCTCTGGCATCTCACCAGCTGATCCATGAGACTCCTCCGCGTCTTCAAGCACAGCAGCCAGTTTCCCAGCCCCTTGAGGAATCTCTAGAATTTGGCTGGCTAGAGCTGGGCTCACTCTCAGCTCAAGAACTTCAGGCTCTTGGGGCTGCTGCCTAGTTTGAGTAGTTGAATTAAGGCTCTTCTTGGGGTTCCTTCCCCATTGTTGTTGCGGTTcagagatgtttttctctcccactgGATTGATTGGTAGCGTCTCCATTTCGCTGAATGCGCCCTTCCCCCGTGGGTAAACAGCTTGGGTCGGAAAGGGATGGACCAGGTTCAGGTCggcacctgaaaaaaaaatcaaaacaatgctaATGGCACATTCTTATTTAGACTCCTTTCCtgtccttctggcacctgggCCTCAGAGTTCTTGTTTCCTCCAAAAATCCCTGTGGGGCTCCAGCCTGGATTCCACCCAGAGCTAATCCGGAACTATAAAGTCCACAATTCCCTGCGGTCCTGTGGCCACCCCACTACGGACACCCATCGAGTCCAAAAGTCCGTGGGCAGCCGAAGCGTCCAGCCGGGTGGCGCTGGCCGGATCACTCGGGTCACCTGTGCTTCCGACGCTACGAGCTTACGGAGTGCCGTCCTCCGAGTCTCGCCGCGGGCGGAGAGGCGGCCCGGGGCCAGGGGCCGAGGAAGGACACCCACAGCTAACCCCGGAGCCCGCGAGGCGGCGAGGCCGGTGACGTCGCGCCCAGAAGGCGGGCAACCAGACTTCTTCCGCCTCCCGATTGGCTGCCAGCAATCGGACCCACCCCGCTCCTGGGAAGCTCCAGGCCTTAGCAGCCGAACTAGGCCAGTCGAACCCAACTGGGCAAGGCCGGTGGCCGGCCTGAAGTCCCGCAATGGCAGATTGGGGCGAATGCGCAGAGAAGGGATGGTGCATGCCAGCAGCGGCAGACCAGGCGCCCTTTATTCTGGCGACCTCAAACCCTGTGCTGTTGATTTCATCCCTTTGTTTGGGGCTGCCAGGCAGAGGCCACCTTCTGCTCCTTGGCCCGTTCTGTCCAGGGTGCTCCAAGAGAAATCCTCAGGCCCTTTTCTCCTCGTCCGGCCCTACTCCCTTGAGGCTTCCCCTTACCTTTCCCCTCATATTCATAATGGCCTTCAAGCTTGTCTTCCTCAAGAAATCTTAGTGCTTTTCAAATGTTGATGTTCATATAAAGCACCTGGGAAACTTGAATTTCAGGTTCTGCTTTAGGAAGCCTGGGATGGGGCCTGCCATTCTGCATTGCtaacaagctgctgctgctgctagtccaaggaccacactttgtttttgtatttgtttttatatatatatttgttatcgattcagagataaagggagagggagagagagagaaatatcaatgagaatcattcatcagctgcctcctgcatgccccacactgggaatcaagcccatcacctgggcaagtgccctgatggggaatcagaccgtgtcctcctggttcataggtggatgttcaaccattgagccacgccagctgggccatggATCACACTTTGAATAGCATGATTCTACAATAACCTCACCCCTTTCCCTTCATCCCTTGCTCTGTGCCCCTTTAGTGTGTCCTATATTTTGTACATATAACTAGTATAACCTGCTCCACTGGATGTATCAGTGGAAAACTGGGCCTCTTCCTCCTGATAGAAGATGTAGGTCCCTTTGTGGTTCAGTCTTGCTTGTCCAGCAACCTGCACAGGTTGGGCCACCAGAGCTCTTCAGGAAAGGAGAATTGCACCATACCTCACCTTGGCTCATTTACTTGCTTTTTAACACCCTACCATTGTGCCTCTTCTACAAGGATCATGCCAGGACAGCCAGGAGAGAAAACTTTCATCATTATCCACAGGTGTGTGTCCAAACAGTCCACTTCCTGTTTTGTGTTGAAACTCACTAacctagcctttttttttttttttaaagttttattcctGGGTTCTGTGCCAGAGTGACCTTAGTACActgccacctccttccctctatGGCTACATACTCTTGATTCTTGGAATCCCTGGGCTCTTGTTgaaaattaatctattttttcttcctccctcttcctctttctatttCAGAGACTTCTGGGAAAGGCATGAAGTCTAGAATGAGTCACAAAATGTTTTATTAGACCATAATCCCTGTACAAAGGCTGCTAATTTGCAGTGTGTGCCTTAATTGAGAGGGCCACTCCAATGACCCTTCAAAGAGCAGCTTctttcaataaaaagaaactatgcTCTACTAAAAAGGTATTGCTTTGTAATGTTCTCTTATtggtacatgtgtgtatatatttatcaaGCTATGTTCCAGGCAGCATGCTAAGAACTGGGGATAGATACATAGGTGAATGAGCCAGACATAGTCCTGTTCTTATGGAATTTAAGTCTGGCCAAGGAGAATAAGCAATGACATTGCTATAAAGAAGCATGAGGTGCTATGAGAGTAAATGAGGGATGAGAGAATATTCCTTGAGGGTGAGACATTTTTGCTGGCATCTAAAGaattagttatttttctaaagcCTGAACAGGGAGAATAAAAATGACAGTGGAGTAAGAAGAGCTACACAGACACACTCCCAGGACCAAaataaattacaactaaaatacaaaaagcatcctgaataatcaactgacgGATAGCTGGAAAGcatcctgataaccaaggatggaaagtagaGACAACATAGAGACGAGTAGGAAGGGTGGAGGCACGAAAGGGCTGGATGGGCTCCTTCAGACAtaactgaagttctggagagatatctcagctgtggggggtgccactgagaactttggggtctaatccccaagctggacCCCCAGGCAAAgaacaccagaactgagaaaggtgcctacataacatctggctgtgaaaagcagcagggttgctgtctgccagggacaGGCAGGCGGAAGATTCAGGCACCCACTTAatgggccaatgcacaaaattgcaTGTagagccactcaccttgtgctctggcagaggaagggcagagtggactggagctgtgtgagcagaagtcaGGATCGggggctctgtggttagagctcagaaggcagacaccccagtttccaATGCTGaatcattccctcatgctgcaaggtcatctttctcaggcagacatTTGCTATACAGATGGTTTTGACAGTTGACcaaccctattggaaaacaccttgctcCACACTGTGGAATTTCTGAGGCTCATTAAGAGATTGAGAATAGCCATTAGCCTCCTGGCaaaagcaattgccccaccctgttgaaaaaactcttgccacacctgtggaCCATTGCCTGAAGGCAATTGAAGATGGAATCTTATCAGTCTGTAGACAGAGATGGTctttggaggctttgagtcttttccAGATCTAATTAGAAACAGcttttgacactgtcctgcactagagagtgagaggcatagcagatctacctaatacagagtCACAAACCCAAATGGGCAACCAAAgtgaggagacaaaaaaacaacccccaaataaaagaacaagagaattctccagaagatgagataaaagaaatggagataaattatctggccctgactggtttggctctggatagagcgtcagcctgcggactgaaaggtcccgggttcaattctagtcaagggcatgtaccttggttgcaggcacattcccagtgggaggtgtgcaagaggcagctgattgatgtttctctctcattgatgtttctagctctctatccctctccctttctctctgtaaaaaatcaataaaatatatttttaagagaaatttatctgatatagagttcagaataatgatggtaaagatgctcaacagcatgaggaAAGGTATTTATATAAAtcaaagcctaagtgactgaacaattgaacgaccagtcgactggtccctatgacgtgcactgaccaccaggggacagatgctcaatgcacaggattgggttccctcctgtctggattgggcctgtggggattgggccgaaactggctatcgggcatcacctgaggggtcctggattgcgaaagcgtgcaggccaggcctaaggactcCAACAGTGCATGAagccatgcaccaggcccctagtaataactataaaaatggaaataaagaatgacatagcacaaataaagaacacattagaaggaatacacagcagattagaggaagctgaggatcaagtcagtgaattagaagacagggttgaaaaaatcagagaaccaaaaagaaaaaacaattaaaaaacaggaggaaagcttaagggagctgtgggacaatatgaaatgtaacaatattcacacAGTAGCCaggccagaagaggcagaaagggagcaAGAAATAGAGAacatatatgaagaaataatggcagaaaacatcCCTAACCAGatgaaagaaaaagtcaaaaagttcaggaggcacagagaacccaagcaagaagaacccaaacaggcccatgccaagacacatcataattaaaatgccaaaaattaaagacaaagggagaatcttaaagccagcaagagaaaagcaaactgttacctacaacggagctcccataaggctaaaattcatcagaaactctacaggacaGAAGGAAATGGTATGAAGTACTCAGGTAATGGAAACCAAGGATCTGAAGCCAAGATATATCGAGCAAGGctttcattcaaaatagatggagAAATAGCTtgccagacaaaaaaaaagctaaagaagttcatcaccaccaacccagcactacaagaaatgctaaaggggctgctgtaatgagaagaaatagggagagaaacctaggcatacagaatcaaaatggcaataaataagtacttatcaataataaccttaaatgtaaatattaaatgctcctatcaaaagacatagggtagctgaatagatacaAAAACACGACCCacctatatgctgt from the Eptesicus fuscus isolate TK198812 chromosome 10, DD_ASM_mEF_20220401, whole genome shotgun sequence genome contains:
- the FKBPL gene encoding FK506-binding protein-like isoform X2 — its product is MDQLGQDSWELEASEKEALARQERARGTELFRAGNPEGAARCYGRALRLLLTLPPPGSPERTALHANLAACQLLLGQPHLAAQSCDRVLEREPGHLKALYRRGVAQAALGNVEKATADLKKVLAVDPKNRAAQEELGKVIFQGKKQDAGLAQGLRKMFG
- the FKBPL gene encoding FK506-binding protein-like isoform X1 — translated: METLPINPVGEKNISEPQQQWGRNPKKSLNSTTQTRQQPQEPEVLELRVSPALASQILEIPQGAGKLAAVLEDAEESHGSAGEMPEPLRASDLWACPDGSFVKKIIIRGHGLDKPKLGSRCRVLAFGFPFGSGLPEGWTELTMGLGSWREGTWGELTEKCLESMCQGEEAELQLPGHSGPPVRLTLASFTQGQDSWELEASEKEALARQERARGTELFRAGNPEGAARCYGRALRLLLTLPPPGSPERTALHANLAACQLLLGQPHLAAQSCDRVLEREPGHLKALYRRGVAQAALGNVEKATADLKKVLAVDPKNRAAQEELGKVIFQGKKQDAGLAQGLRKMFG